In bacterium, one DNA window encodes the following:
- a CDS encoding DUF2283 domain-containing protein — MRFTYDPRYNVAYIRFHKRDTEVETIRVSDELNVDIAPDGTIYGLELLNANEQLNREDRGKLLVINEATGEEKELLLAVSR, encoded by the coding sequence ATGAGATTCACTTATGATCCTCGCTATAATGTTGCTTACATTCGCTTTCACAAAAGAGATACTGAAGTGGAAACAATACGAGTAAGTGATGAATTAAATGTAGATATAGCACCAGATGGAACTATTTATGGGCTTGAACTCTTAAATGCAAACGAGCAATTGAATCGTGAGGATAGAGGTAAACTTTTGGTCATTAACGAAGCAACTGGGGAAGAAAAGGAACTCCTTTTAGCTGTTAGCAGGTAG